A genomic window from Lotus japonicus ecotype B-129 chromosome 1, LjGifu_v1.2 includes:
- the LOC130731091 gene encoding uncharacterized protein LOC130731091 codes for MFLLPHHRAFFSSHGSNQELTPPWIIVSTKTEQQSSSQASFFMATTRSTHVNHHQDQQLPLLFFLGREQATTVGTPSSSVSGEEKPPINELKVTTPPPHHSLELPQPPRTKQSKKNVKTEEYDAADVVNFDLRFQCPRASDHSEVSTVGTFAMSTTKPMFRIVVSSPSTAAAAAFGSFFRSTPVTNGKTECTATILAARRVNP; via the coding sequence atgtttcttcttcctcatcaccgtGCTTTCTTTTCCTCACATGGCAGCAACCAAGAACTCACACCACCATGGATCATTGTCTCCACCAAAACAGAGCAGCAGTCATCATCACAAGCTTCCTTTTTCATGGCCACCACGAGATCTACCCACGTGAACCACCACCAAGACCAGCAACTGCCGCTCCTCTTTTTCCTTGGCCGCGAGCAAGCCACCACCGTGGGTACTCCTTCGTCCTCCGTTTCCGGCGAGGAAAAGCCACCAATCAATGAGCTCAAAGTCACCACACCACCACCGCATCACAGCTTGGAGCTGCCACAGCCACCGCGAACAAAACAGAGCAAGAAAAACGTGAAGACAGAGGAGTACGACGCCGCCGACGTCGTCAACTTTGACCTTCGATTTCAGTGTCCTCGGGCCTCCGAtcacagcgaggttagtacTGTTGGAACCTTTGCGATGTCCACAACGAAACCCATGTTCCGGATCGTCGTTTCGTCGCCGtcgaccgccgccgctgccgctTTCGGGAGCTttttccggtcaactccggTGACCAATGGAAAAACGGAGTGTACTGCGACCATCCTTGCCGCGAGGAGAGTAAATCCCtaa